In Proteiniborus ethanoligenes, the DNA window ATATATTACCTGTTTCTTTTTCTAGACTTACTAGCTCATCATATAGTTTGTCATATTCTCTATCGCTGAGCTTAGGATTATCTAAAGTGTAATAATAATAGTTAAGGTCATTTATAATATCTATTAGCTCTTTTATCCTATCTAGTTTATTCAAAACATATCACCCTCTCTTAAGAAATCACTTCTATAGGTGCAAATGAAAGCATTAATTTTTTTATGCCTTGACCTTCAAAGGCTATACTAAGCTGTTTATCGTTTCCATCATCCTTTATAGCTACTACAGTTCCTATGCCCCAATCCTTGTGTTTAACCTTTACTCCCACATGGATATCTAGATCTACAGCTCCTATGCTTTTTCTTGTGTTCTCTACAGTATAACCAGTAAAGTATTTAGGAGATTCACTATTACTTGCTTTACTCCATGTTGAAAATGTTGACTTCATTTTGTTGTCACTTAAGTCTTCCATTAGCTCTTGAGGTATTTCCTTTAAAAACCTAGACATAGAGTTGTTTCCTGTCTTTCCGTAAAGCATACGACTAGTAGCACGGGTCATATATAAATTTTCCTCTGCTCTTGTAATCCCTACATAGCATAGCCTTCTTTCCTCTTCCATGTCATCTTCGCTAAAATATGCCCTTGAGGTTGGAAATAGGCTTTCCTCCATGCCAGTCATGAATACTACTGGGAATTCAAGACCCTTTGCACTATGAAAAGTCATTAGTGTAACTGTGTCCCTATCTCCATCATCTGTTTTATCTATATCGGAAAGCAAAGAAATATTTGCAAGAAATGCTTCTAAGGTCTTTTCCTCGCTAGTTTGTTCAAAGTTTACAGCAACAGAAAGAAACTCTCTAATATTTTCTACTCTTGACTCTGCTTGTATACTATCCTCTTGTCTTATCTCTTCTATATAACCAATCGAATCAATAATATTCTCTATTAAATCCTCAACACTGAAAATCTCCTTCATAGCCATAAATTTTCTAATTAAGGATGAAAAAGAGCTTAAGCTATCCTTAGCCCTTTGAGTGAGACCAGGTATTTCGTCACAATCCAACATAGCATTGTATAAGCTCTCTCCTTTTTTAAGGCTATACTGCTCTAATCTATCTATTGAAGTTTTCCCTATTCCTCTTTTAGGTACATTTACAATTCTCTTAAATGCATAATCATCAACAGGATTTTGAATTAATCTTAAATAGGCTATAATATCCTTAATTTCTTTTCTATCGTAGAACTTATGTCCTCCTACAATTTTATAAGGAATATTTGATTTTACAAAAGATTCTTCTATAACACGTGATTGGGCATTAGTTCTATACAAAATTGCAAAATCAGATAGTTTTTTGTCTTCTTCCTTAGATATTTCTTTTATTTTGTCTACTATAAAATTAGCCTCATCATACTCATTTTCAGCACAATAGGTCTTTATTAGACAGCCTTCATCATTTGCAGTCCATAGCCTTTTACTTTTTCTGCCTTGGTTGTTCTCTATTACTTGATTGGCAGCATTTAGGATTGTTTTTGTAGAACGATAATTCTGCTCTAGTTTAATAACCCTTGCATTTAAATAATCCTTTTCAAAATCAAGAATATTTCTGATATCAGCACCGCGAAACTTATAGATGCTCTGGTCATCATCTCCCACTACACAAATATTCTTGTATTTTTTTGATAGAAGGTTTATTAGCTCATATTGAGCTCTATTTGTGTCTTGGTATTCATCTACTAGTATATATTTAAACCTTTCCTGATAATGTTCAAGTCTATCCCCATGCTTTCTAAACAGTTCTATGGTCTTTCCAATTAAATCATCAAAATCTAAGGCATTATTTTGTTTAAGCTTTTTCTGATATAGACTATACACTTCACCTTTTTGTCTTTCTCTAAAATCTCTATAATTTTGGTTAATATATGTATCTGGCTGGATTAAATTATCCTTCTGTGAGCCAATAAAACTCATCATTGCAGCTGGCTCATAAAGCTTTTCGCTTAAATCTAATTCCTTTATACAATCCTTTATTAAGGTTTTTTGATCTGTGGTATCAAATATAACAAAATTGCTCCCATATCCTAATCTTTCGATATCCCTTCTAAGTATTCTCACACATATGGAGTGGAAGGTACCTGCCCAAACAGCATCTATTCCGTCTCCAATTAGATTTGATATTCTTTCTTTCATTTCATTGGCAGCCTTATTTGTAAAGGTTAAGGCTAGTATATTATATGGGCTTACTCCCTTTTCTTTTATAAGGTGTGCAATTCTATGAGTAAGTACTCTAGTTTTGCCCGAACCTGCCCCAGCTAAAATAAGTAAAGGGCCTTCTGTAGCCAGTACTGCCTCTCTTTGTTTATCATTAAGTCCATCAAGAAAATTCATCAATAGTTGCTCCTTTCATTTTCCTCTCTTCTCATTATTATATAGGAAAGTATATAATTAATGAAGGAGAATATAAAAACTTTTGCTCTAATAGAAAACCTTCTATTAAAATGGTATTTCATTTTTATAGAAGGTTCTTCAACTATCTTTCTTTTTTCTTCTTTCTGCTAAGTGAGAATCCACCAAATCCACTAATCACTGCCATATAAAACCCAAAGTCGTACCACCATCCAGTATTTACACCTTCATATATCCTAATTCCTGGCTTGAATATACTTATTATTAAGGAAATCGGTGCAATCCATCCATGCCATATGCCTGAAAGAAATCCTGCTGGCTTATTATATGTGTAGCTGCCATCCCCAGGTATACATCCAGACAATAGCATTGTCAGTAGCAAAATCATTATAGATAATATTAAAGTCCTTTTTTTCATTTTTATCGCCCCCCATGCTTCTATAGTAAATCTTATATTTATGCTG includes these proteins:
- the pcrA gene encoding DNA helicase PcrA, coding for MNFLDGLNDKQREAVLATEGPLLILAGAGSGKTRVLTHRIAHLIKEKGVSPYNILALTFTNKAANEMKERISNLIGDGIDAVWAGTFHSICVRILRRDIERLGYGSNFVIFDTTDQKTLIKDCIKELDLSEKLYEPAAMMSFIGSQKDNLIQPDTYINQNYRDFRERQKGEVYSLYQKKLKQNNALDFDDLIGKTIELFRKHGDRLEHYQERFKYILVDEYQDTNRAQYELINLLSKKYKNICVVGDDDQSIYKFRGADIRNILDFEKDYLNARVIKLEQNYRSTKTILNAANQVIENNQGRKSKRLWTANDEGCLIKTYCAENEYDEANFIVDKIKEISKEEDKKLSDFAILYRTNAQSRVIEESFVKSNIPYKIVGGHKFYDRKEIKDIIAYLRLIQNPVDDYAFKRIVNVPKRGIGKTSIDRLEQYSLKKGESLYNAMLDCDEIPGLTQRAKDSLSSFSSLIRKFMAMKEIFSVEDLIENIIDSIGYIEEIRQEDSIQAESRVENIREFLSVAVNFEQTSEEKTLEAFLANISLLSDIDKTDDGDRDTVTLMTFHSAKGLEFPVVFMTGMEESLFPTSRAYFSEDDMEEERRLCYVGITRAEENLYMTRATSRMLYGKTGNNSMSRFLKEIPQELMEDLSDNKMKSTFSTWSKASNSESPKYFTGYTVENTRKSIGAVDLDIHVGVKVKHKDWGIGTVVAIKDDGNDKQLSIAFEGQGIKKLMLSFAPIEVIS